The following are from one region of the Mustela lutreola isolate mMusLut2 chromosome 7, mMusLut2.pri, whole genome shotgun sequence genome:
- the LOC131835272 gene encoding olfactory receptor 4F6-like translates to MYEANYSEVTQFVFLGLATYRPVQNFLLAFSTVFYVTIVLGNLLVVFTVTYDPYLHSPMYFLLANLSFIDLCLSTLTVPKMISDLHSGHKTISFQGCVIQIFVLHVLGGSEMVLLVAMALDRYVAICKPLHYLTIMSPQMCILLLSGAWAIGLIHSMAQLAFVVHLPFCGPNEIDSFYCDLPWFIKLACMDTYRMEFMVTANSGFISMGTFVLLLISYIFILVTVWKHSSGGLSKAVSTLSAHITVVILFFGPCIFVYVWPFPTVSVDKFLAILDFMITPILNPIIYTLRNKDMKMAMKRLHSQYVRPS, encoded by the coding sequence ATGTATGAAGCAAATTACTCTGAAGTGACTCAATTTGTATTCTTGGGACTTGCTACCTATAGACCAGTGCAGAATTTTCTTCTTGCCTTCTCTACAGTGTTTTATGTAACGATTGTTTTGGGAAACCTCCTTGTGGTGTTTACAGTGACCTATGACCCTTACTTACATTCCCCCATGTACTTCCTTTTAGCCaatctttcatttattgatttgtgtctTTCTACCTTAACGGTTCCTAAGATGATATCTGATCTGCACTCAGGACACAAAACCATATCCTTTCAGGGATGTGTTATCCAGATATTTGTCCTTCATGTCCTGGGTGGATCAGAGATGGTGCTGCTGGTCGCCATGGCCTTGGACAGATATGTGGCCATATGTAAGCCCCTCCACTACCTGACAATCATGAGCCCACAGATGTGCATTTTGCTTCTGTCTGGTGCTTGGGCTATTGGCCTCATACATTCAATGGCCCAGTTGGCTTTTGTTGTCCATTTGCCTTTTTGTGGTCCTAATGAGATAGATAGCTTTTACTGTGACCTTCCTTGGTTTATCAAACTTGCCTGCATGGACACCTACAGAATGGAATTCATGGTTACTGCCAACAGTGGGTTTATTTCCATGGGCACCTTTGTCTTATTGCTTATCTCCTATATCTTCATCTTGGTCACTGTATGGAAACATTCCTCAGGTGGTTTGTCTAAGGCCGTTTCTACTCTGTCAGCTCACATCACCGTGGTGATTTTGTTCTTTGGGCCATGTATCTTTGTTTATGTGTGGCCATTTCCCACTGTGTCAGTGGATAAATTTCTTGCCATTCTGGACTTTATGATTACACCTATTCTGAATCCTATTATCTACACATTGAGGAACAAGGACATGAAGATGGCAATGAAAAGACTGCATAGTCAA